In Spirobacillus cienkowskii, a genomic segment contains:
- a CDS encoding UDP-N-acetylmuramoyl-L-alanyl-D-glutamate--2,6-diaminopimelate ligase, whose product MSSSFKIENLKISLEKLFKILQKNNLTNSKKISQTKKMFNIFINSKDINKYYSNNIKKDSFIYFSRHGEKFDGHQMVEDILASKNYFVGNHERLIFIAEKKKYASDWVSKIISNKYFINVKDVENSIYAVFENYYLSKSKNLSIIAVTGTNGKTSVVQLTSQLIHEINNEDTIRIGTFGIQYKNQILDSSHVTTPDYPMMLQILNLAHKINTNKIIMEATSHGLNENRLGNVKVDVAIFTNLTQDHLDYHKNMHNYLNAKLLLFKNKLKNNGTAIICTNNDYWENFADSAIGKKRKLIGIGSKNTLKIFFEKFSTKFKEVKFLIVNNSLSSFSGISGLIELYGKSGLIAQSSFKSSLIGSFQFDNLLCALATQLNSGFSLAEITKKIINIKNVSGRLEVVTLSDKSLTNHPTVIVDYAHTPDALEKVLKTCRDILKNTSKGKLITVFGCGGDRDATKRPIMGKIASELSDLVIITSDNPRTEDPVKIIADICFGIQNLKNCFKYVDRKAAIKYAIQIATANDFVIIAGKGHENYQIIGENKISFSDSKIALSILQEEANSG is encoded by the coding sequence ATGAGTTCTAGTTTTAAAATAGAGAATTTAAAAATCAGTCTTGAAAAATTATTTAAAATTCTTCAAAAAAACAATCTTACAAACTCTAAAAAAATCTCTCAAACAAAAAAAATGTTTAACATATTTATTAATTCTAAGGACATTAATAAATATTATAGTAATAACATAAAAAAAGATTCTTTTATTTATTTTTCAAGGCATGGAGAAAAATTTGATGGTCATCAAATGGTCGAAGATATATTAGCCAGCAAAAACTATTTTGTAGGAAATCATGAAAGATTGATTTTTATAGCAGAAAAGAAAAAGTATGCGTCAGATTGGGTATCTAAAATTATAAGTAACAAATATTTTATAAACGTAAAAGATGTTGAAAACTCAATTTACGCAGTTTTTGAAAATTACTACCTTAGTAAATCCAAAAACTTATCTATTATTGCCGTAACAGGAACAAATGGAAAAACATCGGTAGTGCAACTGACTTCACAATTAATACACGAAATAAATAATGAAGATACTATCAGAATTGGTACTTTTGGAATTCAATACAAAAATCAGATTTTGGATTCATCACATGTAACCACACCCGACTATCCAATGATGCTACAAATTTTAAATTTAGCACACAAAATTAATACTAATAAAATTATAATGGAAGCCACATCACATGGTTTAAATGAAAATAGACTAGGTAACGTAAAAGTTGATGTGGCAATTTTTACAAATTTAACCCAAGATCATTTAGATTATCATAAAAATATGCATAATTATCTTAACGCAAAACTGTTATTATTTAAAAATAAACTAAAGAATAATGGTACTGCAATAATTTGTACAAATAATGATTATTGGGAGAATTTTGCTGATTCAGCAATAGGAAAAAAAAGAAAATTAATAGGTATTGGTTCAAAAAATACATTAAAAATTTTCTTTGAAAAATTTTCAACCAAATTTAAAGAAGTTAAATTTTTAATTGTTAACAATTCTTTATCAAGTTTTTCTGGGATTTCTGGTTTAATTGAACTTTATGGTAAAAGTGGCCTAATTGCACAAAGTTCTTTTAAATCTTCTCTAATTGGTAGCTTTCAATTTGACAATTTACTTTGTGCTCTAGCAACTCAGTTAAATAGTGGATTTTCTTTAGCAGAAATTACAAAAAAAATTATCAATATTAAAAACGTATCAGGTAGACTTGAAGTCGTCACACTTTCTGATAAATCATTGACTAATCACCCAACTGTGATTGTTGACTACGCACACACGCCAGATGCATTAGAAAAAGTACTAAAAACCTGCAGAGATATTTTAAAAAACACAAGTAAAGGCAAACTCATTACAGTTTTTGGTTGCGGCGGAGATCGTGATGCAACGAAAAGACCTATTATGGGCAAAATTGCCTCAGAATTATCTGATCTGGTAATAATAACCTCTGACAACCCACGAACCGAAGATCCTGTTAAAATTATTGCCGACATTTGCTTTGGTATTCAAAATTTAAAAAATTGTTTTAAATATGTTGATAGAAAAGCAGCCATTAAATATGCAATTCAGATTGCTACCGCAAATGATTTTGTTATTATAGCAGGAAAAGGTCATGAAAACTATCAAATTATAGGCGAAAATAAAATTTCTTTTTCTGATTCAAAAATTGCATTATCAATTTTGCAAGAGGAGGCAAACTCAGGATGA